The following are encoded in a window of Bradyrhizobium guangdongense genomic DNA:
- a CDS encoding lytic transglycosylase domain-containing protein, with amino-acid sequence MRFLVAACAAFLLLMCDVSSPPTQSAHVDDATPKSDRAPSLVPLVEMFLASVQAIELANARASYEETIEPPPAVETAEQVSVSPTEQFCRALKEAAEESGIPVPFFARLLWQESRFKSNEVSQAGAQGVAQFMPETAAEVGLDDPFDPIKALPASAKFLRKLRDDFGNLGLAAAAYNAGPGRIQKWLAKESDLPRETRDYVRIITGTRAEDWIERADALAIRIDLPREAPCEGVGSLSKSKDVAWVPASLTPSATSIIRRAEQLAARLAANRARKHLVSLLRKNGAAHGKARSMIAARVRSAKTHAIRVAAR; translated from the coding sequence ATGCGATTTCTCGTCGCGGCTTGCGCTGCGTTCCTGCTTCTGATGTGCGACGTCAGCTCTCCGCCGACCCAAAGCGCTCATGTCGACGACGCGACGCCAAAGTCCGATCGCGCGCCCTCGCTGGTTCCGCTCGTCGAAATGTTCCTCGCAAGCGTGCAGGCCATCGAGCTCGCCAATGCGCGCGCCTCGTACGAGGAGACGATCGAGCCGCCGCCCGCGGTCGAAACGGCCGAACAGGTTTCGGTTTCACCGACCGAGCAATTCTGCCGCGCACTCAAGGAAGCGGCCGAGGAGAGCGGCATTCCCGTGCCGTTCTTCGCCCGCCTGCTCTGGCAGGAGAGCCGGTTCAAGTCCAACGAGGTCAGCCAGGCCGGCGCACAAGGCGTTGCTCAGTTCATGCCGGAGACAGCCGCAGAGGTCGGGCTCGACGATCCCTTCGATCCCATCAAGGCGCTGCCCGCCTCGGCGAAGTTCCTGCGCAAGCTCCGCGACGATTTCGGCAATCTCGGTCTCGCCGCGGCCGCCTACAATGCAGGCCCCGGCCGGATCCAGAAATGGCTCGCGAAGGAAAGCGACCTGCCGCGCGAGACGCGCGACTATGTGCGCATCATCACCGGCACCAGGGCCGAGGACTGGATCGAACGCGCCGATGCGCTCGCGATCCGCATCGACCTGCCGCGCGAGGCGCCGTGCGAAGGCGTCGGCAGCCTGTCCAAGAGCAAGGACGTCGCCTGGGTCCCGGCGAGCCTCACGCCTTCGGCCACCAGCATCATCCGCAGGGCCGAGCAACTGGCGGCACGGCTCGCAGCAAACCGCGCCCGCAAGCACCTCGTGTCCCTGCTCCGCAAGAACGGCGCGGCCCACGGCAAGGCACGCAGCATGATCGCGGCGCGCGTCAGGAGCGCAAAGACGCACGCCATCCGAGTCGCGGCGCGCTAG
- a CDS encoding NUDIX domain-containing protein, whose product MPSRSAGILAYRKRRTCEVLLVHPGGPFWRNKDLGAWSIPKGEYGGDEDAEVAARREFTEELGLEVLGPLILLGEVKQRGGKIVTAFAAELDVEVAGIRSNTFEIEWPPRSGHRQRFPEVDRAEWFALAQAYEKINQGQRPLLDLVAQLGRSGKAP is encoded by the coding sequence ATGCCATCGAGAAGCGCCGGCATCCTTGCCTATCGAAAACGCCGCACATGCGAGGTGCTCCTCGTCCATCCCGGCGGACCGTTCTGGCGCAACAAGGATCTCGGCGCGTGGTCGATTCCCAAGGGCGAATATGGCGGGGACGAGGACGCCGAAGTCGCAGCACGCCGGGAGTTTACCGAAGAGCTCGGACTTGAAGTCTTGGGACCGCTGATCCTGCTCGGCGAGGTCAAACAACGCGGCGGCAAAATCGTCACCGCGTTCGCAGCCGAGCTGGACGTCGAGGTCGCCGGCATCCGCAGCAACACATTCGAGATCGAATGGCCGCCTCGCAGCGGCCACCGGCAGCGCTTCCCGGAGGTCGACCGCGCCGAGTGGTTTGCACTCGCGCAGGCGTACGAGAAGATCAACCAGGGACAACGCCCGCTGCTCGACCTCGTGGCACAGCTGGGCCGCAGCGGAAAGGCGCCTTGA
- a CDS encoding HGGxSTG domain-containing protein: MRASPRCGARTRNGETCRAPALRGKVRCRMHGGAWGSGAPFGNGNAVKHGFFTAEAIEERKFVRTVLTEAEAFLRKLPAGSLPSGRPDASGTPHGAAGTDSPPPHLTKAGK, from the coding sequence ATGCGAGCAAGCCCGCGCTGCGGCGCCCGGACACGCAATGGTGAAACCTGCCGCGCGCCGGCGCTGCGCGGCAAGGTACGTTGCCGCATGCATGGCGGAGCATGGGGATCGGGAGCCCCATTCGGGAACGGCAACGCCGTCAAGCACGGCTTCTTCACCGCCGAAGCCATCGAGGAGCGGAAGTTCGTTCGGACCGTGCTGACCGAAGCGGAGGCCTTCCTGCGCAAACTCCCCGCGGGATCTTTGCCAAGCGGCAGGCCCGACGCGAGCGGAACCCCACACGGCGCAGCGGGAACGGATTCCCCTCCTCCGCACTTAACAAAGGCTGGGAAGTGA
- a CDS encoding response regulator encodes MGQSKPIRPTAIVVEDDDIQREMLTMLLEDNNFDVLQCEDAETAALAVKARHPSLIVTDISLVGKMNGVDLAHFAQQQNAGVRIVVISGRPLPRPLPPGARFITKPVFPTALLAETAQ; translated from the coding sequence ATGGGCCAATCGAAGCCGATCCGGCCGACCGCCATCGTCGTCGAGGACGACGATATCCAGCGCGAGATGCTGACGATGCTGCTCGAGGACAACAATTTCGACGTGCTCCAGTGCGAGGACGCCGAGACGGCAGCTCTGGCGGTGAAGGCGCGGCATCCGTCCCTGATCGTCACCGACATCAGCCTGGTCGGGAAGATGAACGGCGTCGATCTCGCTCACTTCGCGCAACAGCAGAATGCCGGTGTGCGGATCGTCGTGATCTCGGGCCGCCCGCTGCCCCGTCCCCTGCCGCCGGGGGCAAGGTTCATCACCAAGCCGGTCTTTCCGACGGCGCTGCTCGCGGAGACCGCGCAATAG
- a CDS encoding metallophosphoesterase family protein, whose translation MKFAAIADIHGNCPALEAVLADIAELGIRAIVNLGDHVSGPLEAARTADLLMARGFPSVQGDQDRILVELWRGGTSARSDFRQLERRHFDWMAGMPPTLVYRESVFLCHASPEDDAAFWLDQVAADGSVRASPIDLIEAGAEGIDAELILCGHTHIPRVVRLRDGRMIVNPGSVGLPGYDGRTPVPYVVEVGTPHACYAILERTRAGWSATLRYVPYDGTAMAALARDKGMASWASAIASGWIER comes from the coding sequence ATGAAATTTGCTGCGATCGCGGACATCCATGGCAACTGCCCGGCGCTTGAAGCCGTGCTCGCCGATATCGCTGAGCTCGGCATCCGCGCGATCGTCAACCTCGGTGATCACGTCAGCGGCCCGCTCGAGGCTGCCAGGACGGCGGACCTGCTGATGGCGCGGGGCTTTCCATCGGTGCAGGGTGACCAGGACCGCATTCTCGTCGAGCTCTGGCGGGGAGGGACGTCGGCGCGGAGCGATTTCCGGCAGCTGGAGCGCAGGCATTTCGACTGGATGGCCGGCATGCCGCCGACGCTCGTCTATCGCGAAAGCGTGTTTCTCTGCCATGCGTCGCCCGAAGACGATGCGGCCTTCTGGCTCGATCAGGTCGCTGCCGACGGCAGCGTCCGCGCGAGCCCCATCGATCTGATCGAGGCCGGCGCTGAAGGTATCGACGCAGAGCTCATTCTCTGCGGACACACGCATATCCCGCGTGTGGTCCGCCTCAGGGATGGGCGAATGATCGTCAATCCCGGCAGCGTCGGGCTGCCGGGCTACGATGGACGCACGCCGGTTCCTTATGTGGTCGAGGTCGGCACACCGCACGCCTGCTACGCAATTCTGGAGCGGACCCGCGCCGGCTGGTCCGCGACGCTTCGCTACGTGCCCTACGACGGCACGGCCATGGCTGCGCTCGCGCGCGACAAGGGCATGGCGAGCTGGGCCAGCGCGATCGCTAGCGGTTGGATCGAACGGTGA
- a CDS encoding septation protein IspZ, which translates to MSDFLRAAKFLLLDLSSTIFFVVLQLLTHNTILSVVLGSALGVIQILIQLIRGRPVHSMEWLSLFLVLAAGSATIATDDPRFVLFKPSLIYGIVGAMMLRAGWMIRYLPGIAKAVSSDVAVVVGYCWAALMFLSAVLNALVAAVCTVQTWAMVMPIFGIVSKVAIFVGGFVAIRLATMRRIQAMPPNERESLLATAGMLMSKSA; encoded by the coding sequence GTGTCAGATTTTTTGAGGGCGGCCAAGTTTCTGCTTCTTGATCTTTCCTCTACAATCTTCTTCGTGGTGCTGCAGCTCCTGACGCACAATACGATCTTATCGGTTGTTCTGGGCTCGGCTTTAGGGGTGATCCAGATCTTAATTCAGCTTATTCGAGGAAGGCCCGTCCACAGCATGGAGTGGTTGAGCCTCTTTCTGGTCCTCGCCGCAGGTTCGGCGACCATCGCCACTGACGATCCGCGCTTCGTGCTCTTCAAGCCAAGCCTTATCTACGGGATCGTAGGAGCCATGATGCTTAGGGCGGGCTGGATGATCCGCTACCTGCCGGGGATTGCAAAGGCGGTGTCTTCCGATGTCGCTGTCGTCGTAGGTTACTGCTGGGCCGCTCTCATGTTCCTGTCCGCCGTCCTTAATGCACTGGTCGCCGCCGTCTGCACTGTCCAAACTTGGGCGATGGTCATGCCGATCTTCGGCATCGTCAGCAAGGTAGCTATCTTTGTCGGCGGCTTCGTTGCGATACGGCTTGCGACGATGCGCCGTATCCAGGCGATGCCTCCTAATGAACGTGAAAGTTTGCTCGCTACGGCGGGGATGCTTATGTCCAAGTCGGCTTAG
- a CDS encoding YgaP-like transmembrane domain: MIACGLLGLKGLPVGYLIAGVGVMTALTGVFGYCPACAVAGRKLRAEP; encoded by the coding sequence ATGATCGCGTGTGGACTACTAGGTCTTAAAGGGTTGCCCGTTGGATATCTGATCGCCGGTGTCGGGGTCATGACCGCGCTGACAGGCGTTTTCGGATACTGCCCGGCATGCGCGGTCGCAGGTCGAAAGCTGCGCGCCGAGCCATGA
- a CDS encoding RNA polymerase sigma factor has protein sequence MSRSFLSPGTMEAAIGGDADAILTLLKTSQPDIRRYARRTCRTTSDVEDAVQETLWIVYRRIGRLQRAGAFSLWLFQIVHRTCLRLAKQHIGVPDDVSSLENDLQLSKRPESELRIDIAAAIQSLPSHYRQVLMLRDVDEMTISEIAQSLQLTRETVKARLHRGRALVREYMVR, from the coding sequence ATGAGCAGATCCTTTTTATCGCCGGGCACGATGGAAGCGGCCATCGGCGGGGACGCCGACGCCATCCTGACGCTGCTCAAAACGTCGCAGCCCGACATACGCCGCTACGCGCGAAGAACCTGCCGCACGACGAGCGATGTGGAAGACGCGGTTCAGGAAACCTTATGGATCGTGTACCGCCGCATCGGTCGTCTCCAACGTGCCGGAGCCTTTTCCCTCTGGCTTTTTCAGATCGTTCATCGAACCTGCCTGAGATTGGCAAAGCAGCATATAGGCGTTCCCGATGACGTCTCCTCCCTGGAAAATGACCTGCAGCTTTCGAAGAGGCCGGAATCAGAACTTCGCATCGATATAGCTGCCGCGATCCAGTCGCTGCCGAGCCACTACCGGCAGGTGCTGATGTTGCGGGATGTGGACGAAATGACGATCAGTGAAATAGCACAATCGCTGCAGCTGACCCGAGAAACCGTGAAGGCGCGATTGCATCGCGGACGAGCGCTCGTGCGTGAATATATGGTGCGCTGA
- a CDS encoding TadE/TadG family type IV pilus assembly protein, with protein sequence MLSNSSLMKRFRKDRRGNVAVIFGIMIIPVLSFAGAAIDYARASRAKATMQSVLDSVSLMVAKDLSSGLITTAQINSKAQTYFTALYTDTEAQSVSISAAYTQSSGSNGSTVQVSGSAKIQTAFMQIVGFPSLGFNANSTSTWGANLLRVALVLDNTGSMSQSGKMAALKPAAQQLVSQLSALAQNQGDVYISVVPFEVNVNVGTANSSATWLRWDQWDANNKDSWGRSYCSQSTYSWFARAECVGHGYSWSDGSPSTNKSSWNGCVADRDQSYDVSATAPSSLPTSFPANQEGNCPAAAILPLTYNWTNVNNTINAMSPNGATNQTIGLLWGWLSLLQQSPLNAPAESSNNQYQHIIILFTDGLNTADRWYGDGSSISTQVDSRMTTLCSAIKASGVVIYTVQIDTDGAGQSAVLPACASGPGNFFMLTQASQISSAFAAIGTSISQLRVSK encoded by the coding sequence ATGCTCTCGAATTCAAGCCTGATGAAGCGCTTCCGTAAGGATCGGCGCGGAAATGTAGCCGTCATTTTTGGGATCATGATCATCCCTGTGCTGAGCTTCGCGGGCGCAGCGATCGACTATGCGCGCGCGAGCCGCGCAAAAGCCACGATGCAGTCAGTTCTGGATTCCGTGTCGCTGATGGTCGCAAAGGATCTATCGAGCGGACTCATCACGACCGCACAGATCAATTCAAAGGCTCAGACCTACTTCACTGCGCTCTATACCGATACGGAGGCCCAGTCGGTCAGCATCAGTGCGGCATATACTCAGTCCAGCGGCAGCAACGGCTCGACTGTCCAGGTCAGCGGCTCTGCCAAAATCCAGACCGCTTTCATGCAGATCGTCGGGTTTCCCTCGTTGGGCTTTAATGCAAACTCGACATCGACGTGGGGCGCCAATCTGCTGCGTGTAGCGCTCGTTCTCGACAATACCGGCTCGATGTCGCAGAGCGGCAAAATGGCGGCACTCAAGCCGGCGGCGCAGCAACTCGTGAGCCAACTTTCGGCGCTCGCCCAAAACCAGGGCGATGTCTACATCTCCGTTGTTCCGTTCGAGGTCAACGTCAACGTCGGGACTGCAAATTCGAGTGCAACTTGGCTGCGCTGGGATCAGTGGGATGCGAATAACAAGGATTCCTGGGGTCGTTCCTATTGCAGTCAGAGCACCTACTCCTGGTTTGCCAGAGCCGAATGTGTGGGCCACGGCTATAGTTGGAGCGACGGCAGCCCTTCGACGAATAAATCGTCCTGGAACGGCTGCGTTGCGGATCGCGACCAGAGCTATGACGTGAGCGCCACCGCACCGTCATCACTGCCGACTTCGTTTCCGGCCAATCAAGAGGGCAACTGCCCGGCAGCCGCCATCCTGCCGCTCACTTATAATTGGACCAACGTCAACAATACGATCAACGCCATGTCGCCGAACGGAGCCACAAACCAGACGATCGGTCTGTTATGGGGGTGGCTCTCGTTGCTGCAGCAGAGCCCTCTCAATGCACCCGCCGAATCGTCGAACAACCAGTACCAGCACATCATCATCCTTTTTACCGACGGCTTGAATACGGCCGACCGCTGGTATGGCGATGGCAGTAGCATCTCCACACAGGTCGACAGTCGCATGACGACGCTGTGCAGCGCCATCAAGGCGAGCGGCGTGGTCATCTACACGGTTCAGATAGACACTGACGGCGCTGGACAGTCGGCCGTTTTGCCGGCTTGCGCCAGCGGCCCGGGTAATTTCTTCATGCTCACTCAAGCAAGTCAAATCAGCTCGGCGTTTGCCGCGATCGGCACATCAATCTCTCAGCTCCGTGTCTCCAAATAG
- a CDS encoding pilus assembly protein translates to MTSQAGVVTDADLANFFAASSGIVMPYDTTPISITVSLLYVDPSSGQVRVEWSKGYNTAAIPTGTPVPIPGGLISRGSNNQVLANQYLIYSHVSYLYTNATLVVLRSGVNLTDDSYTRPRQKSCVFYPSIPQTNICPTA, encoded by the coding sequence TTGACGTCCCAGGCCGGCGTGGTCACCGACGCGGACCTCGCGAACTTTTTCGCGGCCAGCAGTGGGATCGTGATGCCGTACGACACGACGCCGATTAGCATAACGGTGAGCTTGTTGTACGTGGACCCCTCCAGCGGGCAGGTGCGCGTTGAATGGAGCAAGGGATACAACACGGCGGCAATACCGACCGGTACGCCTGTCCCAATTCCAGGCGGCTTGATTTCCCGCGGTTCAAACAACCAGGTCCTGGCCAATCAGTATCTGATCTACAGTCACGTCAGCTATCTCTACACCAACGCGACCCTGGTCGTGCTGAGATCGGGCGTCAACTTGACGGATGATTCCTACACCAGGCCGCGCCAGAAATCCTGTGTGTTCTATCCGTCGATCCCCCAGACGAACATCTGTCCCACAGCGTGA
- a CDS encoding TadE/TadG family type IV pilus assembly protein has protein sequence MTCRVKSKRNVLRSFCWIARLSRDRRGVAAVEFAFIAPIMLALFFGTVELTSAIEIARLRR, from the coding sequence ATGACCTGTCGCGTGAAATCAAAAAGAAATGTCCTGCGGTCTTTCTGCTGGATTGCACGCCTGTCAAGAGATCGCCGCGGCGTGGCAGCTGTCGAATTCGCTTTCATTGCTCCGATTATGCTTGCGCTGTTTTTCGGCACGGTCGAACTGACCAGCGCCATCGAGATCGCAAGGTTACGTCGATAG
- a CDS encoding TadE/TadG family type IV pilus assembly protein, producing MSSFAPLLFFIRTVLGRFRCSRRGSAAVEFALIAPVFIALLFAIIETSLMFLASDYLESINDNAARLIRTGQAQSTYPNVGAYLTQVICNPAPALFTCNPSNGTSNGISVDVKSYSSFQTMSVSSQIVGGNFDTSTLSYNLGGSCDVVVARLFYKWPLFVTRLGLNLSNLNGNQRLLTATAVFRNEPYGGACGT from the coding sequence ATGTCGTCGTTCGCTCCGCTATTGTTCTTCATCAGAACAGTGCTTGGTCGATTTCGCTGCAGCCGCCGAGGATCAGCGGCCGTCGAATTCGCGTTGATCGCGCCCGTCTTCATTGCGCTGTTGTTTGCAATCATCGAGACGTCACTGATGTTCCTGGCATCGGATTACCTCGAGTCGATAAATGATAACGCGGCGCGGTTAATTCGAACAGGACAGGCACAGTCGACTTACCCGAATGTTGGCGCGTACCTCACACAAGTCATCTGCAATCCGGCGCCGGCGCTATTTACCTGTAACCCCAGCAACGGCACCTCAAACGGCATATCCGTCGATGTTAAGAGCTATTCGTCCTTTCAGACGATGTCCGTCAGCAGTCAAATCGTTGGCGGCAACTTCGACACGAGCACTCTCAGCTACAACCTCGGAGGCTCTTGCGATGTCGTGGTCGCCCGGCTGTTCTATAAATGGCCATTGTTCGTGACCCGGCTCGGTCTCAACCTTTCCAACTTGAATGGAAATCAGCGACTTTTGACGGCGACGGCCGTATTCCGCAATGAGCCCTACGGCGGAGCCTGCGGGACATGA
- a CDS encoding TAXI family TRAP transporter solute-binding subunit — protein MSLSESTSQTTNDAARWERRRRNSFLLVLAVGFLVFGAASGALYYALRPDTLRIAVGPPGSDDDKVIQAMADAFAAESRTVRLSPVRTEGAAQSLALLGAGKADLAVGRGDLEMPAEAQQVAVVRKNFVVLWAPSGLATRNSKKKPTPKIKEIADLAGHHVGIIGKTAANAVLLRVILSASGVDADKVAVTQFGTEHLEELARDPHLDAFMAVGPLDSKITSDAIAATAHLRGEPKFLAVETSEAIALKHPRYESEEIPPSVFNADPAWPDDKVETVSVSHLIVARKTLSETTVAAFFRELFAVRQAIARQVPGAAHITKPDLEKDTELPVHRGAAAVIDGNERTFLDRYGDYFWFGLLLLSGIGSAAAWLRRYLNRDEREENTSHRRRILAMVSSARTAESNQELLTLQREADGIIRETLACYDDGSLEEEELAAFGLVLELLSNAIAERRATLQRGNVEAVRGPATTMARGSGGT, from the coding sequence ATGTCCTTGTCCGAGAGTACCAGCCAGACGACCAATGACGCCGCCCGCTGGGAGCGGAGAAGACGCAATAGCTTCTTGCTGGTTCTTGCGGTCGGATTTCTTGTCTTTGGCGCGGCGTCGGGCGCCCTCTATTATGCGTTGCGGCCGGACACGCTCCGCATCGCCGTTGGACCGCCGGGCAGCGACGACGACAAGGTCATCCAGGCGATGGCCGATGCCTTCGCTGCCGAGAGCCGAACCGTCAGGCTGTCGCCGGTCAGGACCGAGGGGGCGGCGCAATCCCTTGCCCTGCTTGGCGCCGGCAAGGCCGACCTGGCCGTTGGCCGCGGCGACCTGGAGATGCCTGCCGAGGCGCAGCAAGTCGCGGTGGTGCGCAAGAACTTCGTCGTGCTGTGGGCGCCTTCCGGACTTGCAACCAGGAACTCGAAGAAAAAGCCGACGCCGAAAATCAAGGAAATTGCAGATCTCGCCGGGCATCATGTCGGCATCATCGGCAAGACGGCGGCGAATGCCGTGTTGCTGCGGGTGATCCTGAGCGCCTCCGGGGTGGACGCCGACAAGGTCGCGGTGACGCAGTTCGGCACCGAGCATCTCGAGGAATTGGCGCGCGATCCTCACCTCGATGCCTTCATGGCGGTCGGGCCGCTCGACAGCAAGATCACATCGGACGCCATTGCTGCGACCGCGCACCTGCGCGGCGAGCCGAAGTTTCTCGCGGTCGAGACCTCGGAAGCGATCGCCTTGAAGCATCCCCGCTACGAATCCGAGGAGATTCCGCCCAGCGTCTTCAATGCGGATCCGGCCTGGCCGGATGACAAGGTCGAGACCGTCAGCGTCAGCCACCTCATCGTGGCGAGAAAGACTCTCTCGGAGACGACGGTGGCCGCTTTCTTTCGCGAGCTCTTTGCCGTTCGCCAGGCGATCGCGAGGCAGGTTCCCGGCGCCGCTCACATCACCAAGCCGGACCTCGAGAAGGACACCGAGCTGCCAGTCCATCGCGGAGCTGCGGCCGTGATCGACGGCAACGAGCGCACCTTTCTCGACCGTTACGGCGATTACTTCTGGTTCGGGCTGCTGCTTCTCTCCGGCATCGGCTCGGCCGCCGCCTGGCTGCGCCGCTATCTGAACCGCGACGAAAGGGAGGAAAACACCAGCCATCGCAGGAGAATCCTCGCCATGGTGTCCAGCGCGCGGACCGCGGAGTCCAATCAGGAGCTTCTGACCCTCCAGCGCGAGGCCGACGGGATCATCCGCGAGACGCTGGCATGCTACGACGACGGCTCGCTCGAGGAAGAGGAACTCGCGGCGTTCGGCCTGGTGCTCGAGCTGTTGAGCAACGCCATCGCCGAGAGGCGCGCCACGTTGCAACGTGGCAATGTCGAGGCCGTGCGAGGGCCGGCGACGACGATGGCGCGAGGATCAGGCGGCACGTAG
- a CDS encoding MFS transporter: MSVVAREEAGHGTRALIFALVALACGHMLSTLLRTIPALSLDLMAADFRIEPQVLASLTSVYHFAFAASQIPVGAAMDRFGVRPVSLSLLAGTVIGAIASGFATGPASFAFGQLLLGIATSGMLMCPMTLAAKQLSAARFGLWSGAILSIGNIGMLLSASPLAFVVDAYGWRAGFWIAAAGGIAVALAVFALVPNQPAEHKDDSSPLSQMIEVLRLGLSRPLRGLIALALVSLATSLVLRGLWGGPWLMQVKGLTRVEAGNQLGAYTLAMIAGPLCMGMIDRRVGRRRELVAGAHAVAALLVLLMALGAPHYAVAWLFGVPVMPPQYDLTLFVLIGLASSAQPLLFGMCRQLVDAQVAGKALAAVNLAFFLGTALMQSLTGAVAAFAGLPAVLLFMAAALLVGVMIFLTYTSSHS, encoded by the coding sequence ATGAGTGTTGTTGCCAGGGAAGAAGCGGGACATGGCACTCGCGCGCTGATCTTCGCGCTGGTCGCGCTCGCCTGCGGGCACATGCTCTCGACCCTGCTGCGTACGATCCCGGCGCTCAGCCTCGATCTGATGGCGGCTGATTTCCGTATCGAGCCACAGGTACTGGCGAGCCTCACCTCGGTCTATCATTTCGCCTTCGCGGCCTCGCAGATTCCCGTGGGCGCGGCGATGGACCGCTTCGGCGTGCGGCCGGTGTCGCTGAGCCTGCTCGCAGGCACCGTAATTGGCGCGATCGCGTCGGGCTTCGCGACCGGGCCCGCAAGCTTTGCCTTCGGGCAGCTGCTGCTCGGAATTGCCACCTCAGGCATGCTGATGTGCCCGATGACGCTGGCGGCGAAACAATTGTCGGCGGCACGCTTCGGGCTGTGGTCCGGCGCGATCCTGTCGATCGGCAATATCGGCATGCTGTTGTCCGCGAGCCCGCTCGCCTTCGTGGTCGACGCTTACGGCTGGCGCGCCGGATTCTGGATCGCCGCAGCAGGCGGCATCGCGGTGGCGCTCGCGGTTTTCGCGCTGGTGCCGAACCAGCCGGCTGAGCACAAGGACGATTCTTCGCCGCTGTCGCAGATGATCGAGGTGCTCAGGCTCGGACTGTCGCGCCCCTTGCGCGGGCTCATCGCGCTGGCGCTGGTTTCGCTGGCGACATCGCTGGTGCTGCGCGGCCTGTGGGGCGGACCGTGGCTGATGCAGGTCAAGGGGCTGACGCGGGTCGAGGCCGGCAACCAGCTCGGCGCCTATACGCTGGCGATGATCGCAGGTCCCCTGTGCATGGGCATGATCGACCGCAGGGTCGGCCGCCGAAGAGAGCTCGTGGCCGGCGCGCACGCCGTGGCCGCGCTACTGGTTCTGCTGATGGCATTGGGGGCGCCGCATTATGCCGTCGCATGGCTGTTCGGCGTGCCGGTCATGCCGCCGCAATATGATCTGACGCTGTTCGTGCTGATCGGGCTCGCCTCTTCGGCGCAGCCGCTGCTGTTCGGCATGTGCCGGCAGCTCGTCGATGCGCAGGTCGCGGGCAAGGCACTGGCCGCGGTGAACCTCGCCTTCTTCCTCGGCACCGCCTTGATGCAGTCGCTCACCGGCGCGGTGGCGGCGTTCGCAGGATTGCCGGCCGTGCTGCTGTTCATGGCCGCGGCGCTGCTCGTGGGGGTGATGATCTTTTTGACTTACACCTCGTCGCATTCGTAG